CACCGAACTCGGTTATACCGAACGGGTGCCCTTCGTCGACGCGATGCGACGTACGGTGGAGTGGGAGCTGGCCAACATGCCCGACGATCTCCCTCCGCACCGGTTCGACTACACGGCCGAGGACGACGCCCTGCCCGACCTGACCCTCGGAATCTGAGAAGTCCGACGGCCGACCTTCAACCGATGGCGGGCAGATGGGCCAGCGACTTCGCGATCGCCTCTTCCGGGTACTCGTAGTCCACCAGATCACCTGCGAAGTAGCGATCGTAGGCAGCCATGTCGAAGTGCCCATGCCCGGTGAGATTGAAGAAGATCGTCTCGGGTCGGCCCGTCTCCTTGCACACCAGCGCCTCGTCGATGGCAGCCCTCACCGCATGATTCGACTCGGGTGCCGGGATGATCCCTTCGGTTCTTGCGAACGTCACACCGGCTTCGAACGTCGCGAGTTGGGGAAGTGCGATGGCGTCGATGACCCCCTCATCGTGCAGTTGGGAAATCAGGGGTGAGTCACCGTGATAGCGCAAGCCCCCGGCATGGATCGTCGGAGGCACGAAATCGTGTCCGAGCGTAAACATCTTCATCATCGGTGTGAGCCCGGCGGTGTCGCCGAAATCGTAGGCATAGGTCCCGCGCGTCAGTGTCGGACACGAGGACGGTTCGACCGCGACGAGGCGAATGTCCTTTCCTGCCGCCTTGTCGGCGAAGAACGGGAACGCCGCTCCCCCGAAACTGGAACCACCGCCGCAGGGCCCGAACACGACGTCGGGATAGTCTCCGACGAGTTCGAACTGCTTCTTCGCCTCCAGGCCGATGACGGTCTGATGAAGGAGCACATGGTTGAGGACCGATCCGAGCGAGTAGTTCGTGTCCTCTCGCGTCGCCGCCTCCTCCACGGCTTCGGAGATCGCGATCCCAAGGGATCCGGGCGATTCGGGGTCGTTGGCGAGGATGCCACGTCCCGCCTCGGTCCGGTCGCTCGGGCTTGCGTACACGTCTGCGCCCCAGGTCTGCATCATCGAGCGACGGAACGGCTTCTGCTCGAAGCTGACCCGGACCATGTAGACGACGACCTCTATTCCGAAGAGGCGCCCGGCGAGTGCAAGCGCCGACCCCCACTGGCCGGCACCCGTCTCCGTCGAGAGGCGCTCGATGCCCGCCTGCTTGTTGTAGTAGGCCTGCGCCACCGCAGTGTTCGGCTTGTGCGAACCGGCGGGACTCACGCCTTCGTACTTGTAGTAGATACGAGCCGGCGTATCGAGTGC
The DNA window shown above is from Actinomycetota bacterium and carries:
- a CDS encoding TrpB-like pyridoxal phosphate-dependent enzyme: MDTKITLPEAEIPTHWYNVVADMPNPPAPSLGPDGNPIGPEALAAIFPEALIGQEVSSERWIPIPEEVRDIYRLWRPSPLIRAHRLEEALDTPARIYYKYEGVSPAGSHKPNTAVAQAYYNKQAGIERLSTETGAGQWGSALALAGRLFGIEVVVYMVRVSFEQKPFRRSMMQTWGADVYASPSDRTEAGRGILANDPESPGSLGIAISEAVEEAATREDTNYSLGSVLNHVLLHQTVIGLEAKKQFELVGDYPDVVFGPCGGGSSFGGAAFPFFADKAAGKDIRLVAVEPSSCPTLTRGTYAYDFGDTAGLTPMMKMFTLGHDFVPPTIHAGGLRYHGDSPLISQLHDEGVIDAIALPQLATFEAGVTFARTEGIIPAPESNHAVRAAIDEALVCKETGRPETIFFNLTGHGHFDMAAYDRYFAGDLVDYEYPEEAIAKSLAHLPAIG